A window of Phycodurus eques isolate BA_2022a chromosome 5, UOR_Pequ_1.1, whole genome shotgun sequence contains these coding sequences:
- the LOC133402576 gene encoding leucine-rich repeat-containing protein 10B has protein sequence MGNSSGKGEGDEEQEGEEEEEKDGEEVEIVQKKKKKEEDVEEELPLGVDELLESGDPVLDLSYRKFRRLPARVCGLTHVEKLYVCGNSLRTLPESITQLQGLRILALDFNKMEDVPLAICQLANLSRLYLGSNRLMTLPPELKNLQSLRCLWLESNYFQWFPKELYELPNLRSLQIGNNRLKTLPPDLCCMETLRGLWLYGNRFQTFPKVLLSMEGLEILDLDRNKISEFPSLKRIRSLRLFSYDHNPVKEPPKVGEEVVVVGEGAAEFLEEREARKDRRRKEAEEAALAGEETIIHGILKNSSSKQAANEDDFKEEKEAGSPILESDADKLEYDEEAFEYETEELIYEGEGLEYDGAELEYDTAHMEYGYEEEMEKKVEA, from the coding sequence ATGGGCAACTCCTCTGGGAAGGGCGAGGGAGACGAGGAgcaggagggggaggaggaagaggagaaagacGGTGAAGAGGTGGAAATagtgcagaagaagaagaaaaaagaggagGACGTGGAGGAAGAGCTACCGTTAGGGGTGGACGAGTTGCTGGAGAGCGGAGATCCAGTGTTGGACCTGAGCTACCGTAAATTTAGGCGTTTACCTGCTCGTGTTTGTGGACTGACACATGTGGAGAAGCTCTATGTTTGTGGAAACAGCCTACGTACTCTTCCCGAAAGCATCACCCAGCTGCAAGGTCTGCGGATTCTCGCCCTGGACTTCAACAAGATGGAGGATGTTCCTCTCGCCATCTGCCAGCTGGCTAACCTCAGCCGCCTCTACTTGGGCAGCAACCGCCTCATGACACTGCCCCCCGAGCTGAAGAACCTGCAGAGTCTTCGCTGCCTGTGGCTGGAGAGCAACTACTTCCAATGGTTTCCCAAAGAACTCTATGAACTTCCAAACCTTAGGTCCCTGCAAATAGGTAACAACCGACTCAAGACGTTGCCTCCTGACCTGTGCTGCATGGAGACTTTGAGGGGACTGTGGCTCTACGGGAATCGTTTCCAGACATTCCCCAAAGTCCTCCTAAGCATGGAGGGCTTGGAGATCCTGGACCTTGATCGCAACAAGATTTCAGAGTTCCCCAGCCTGAAGCGCATTCGATCCCTTCGCCTCTTCTCCTATGACCACAATCCGGTTAAGGAGCCTCCTAAAGTGGGCGAGGAGGTGGTAGTGGTCGGGGAAGGTGCTGCAGAGTTCTTGGAGGAGCGTGAGGCCAGGAAGGACAGGCGACGGAAGGAGGCCGAGGAGGCAGCTCTGGCAGGAGAGGAGACCATCATCCACGGTATCTTAAAGAACAGCAGCTCCAAACAAGCCGCCAATGAGGATGACTTTAAGGAAGAAAAGGAGGCTGGATCTCCAATACTCGAGTCCGACGCCGACAAGCTAGAATATGATGAGGAAGCATTTGAGTATGAGACGGAAGAACTGATTTACGAGGGAGAGGGCCTGGAGTATGATGGAGCGGAGCTGGAGTATGACACGGCTCACATGGAATACGGGTATGAGGAGGAGATGGAGAAGAAGGTGGAGGCTTGA